The genomic segment GGGGTGGGTGCGGTTCAATATGAACAACGACATCTTCAAGGACAAGAAGATCCGCGAGGCCGTGGCCCACGCCATCAATCGCCAGGCGATCGTCCAGGGACTCTATGCCGGGTACGGCGAGGTGGCCCAACAGCACATGCCTCCGTCGATGTGGGGACGAACCCAGGGCGTGAAAGGGTTCGAGTACGATGTCGCAAAGGCGAAACAGTTGCTGGCCGAGGCGAAGTACCCGAACGGGTTTTCCCTCGACTTCTGGTACATCCCGGTGAGCCGTCCCTACTTCCCCGCCGGCAAGGAGATCGGAACGGCGATCGCCAGCGACTTGGGCAAGGTCGGCATTCGGGTCCACCTGATGACCGAGGACTGGGCCGCGTATCTCAAGGACCGCAAAACCAACAAGTTCCCCATCTTCATGATCGGGTGGATCGGGGACAACGGGGACCCGGACGATTGGCTCGGGTTCTTCTTCCCCAAGTACGATAAGGACAACGCGTACCTCTCGTACAATAACCCGGCCGTGTTCGACCTGATCAACAAAGCCAAAGTGACCGTGAGTCAGGCCGAGCGGGCAAAGATGTACGCGCAGGCCGAGCAGTTGCTCCTCGACGACTACCGGGACATCCCGATCGCCCACGCCAAGGTCCCGATCTTGATGCGTAAGAACGTGGCGGGCCTCGTCGGACAGCCGGACGCGAACGAGTACATGGAGACGGTGTCCCTCAAGTAACTCAGGGTGTCCTAAGCTCAGACGGGGGGCCGGCACCAGCTGTCCGGCCCCCTGTCGTGCCGCATAGCGAATGCTTCGGTACATCGGACGCCGCGTGCTTGCCCTCATCCCCATCCTCATCGGGGTCTCCGCGGCGGCATTCCTGCTGATCCACCTCCTTCCCGGCGATCCGGCAACCGTGTATCTTGGAGAACATGCCAGCCCCGAGTCGATCGCGCGCGTGCAACATGAGTTCGGGCTGGATCAACCGCTGCCGGTGCAGTATGGGGTCTACCTGTGGCATGCGATCCGAGGCGACTTTGGGGATTCATTGGAAACCCACCGGCAGGTGATTGTGGAGTTCTGGCCTCGCTTCCCGGCGACGATCGAACTGTCGTTGGGGGCGATCACGGTGGCCCTGTTCGTGGGCATCCCCATCGGCCTCCTCTCGGCCGCAAAACCCAACTCCATCTTCGATCGAGCTGGGATGGCAATCGCCTTGGCCGGGGTCTCGCTTCCGGTGTTCTGGCTCGGTCTGATGCTCGTCTACATCTTTAGCGTCTACTTCCACTCGCTTCCGACGAGTGGCCAGATCGGGATCGACTACTCGCTGCAAACCGTTACACGCATCGACGTCCTCGATGGCCTGCTCACGGGGAACCTTCCCGCGGCCTGGGATGCGCTACGCCACCTCATCCTCCCGAGCATCACCCTCTCCTCGTATTCGACGGCGATCATCGCTCGGATGACCCGAGCGTCGATGCAAGATGCGCTTCATCAGGACTACATTCGGACCGCGCGCGCAAAGGGCGTGGCCGCGCGGGTAGTCATCATCGGCCACGGGCTCCGTAACGCGCTCCTGCCGGTCATCACAGTGATCGGGCTCCAGGTGGGTTCGCTCTTGACCGGCGCGATCCTGACCGAGACGATCTTTTCGTGGCCGGGGGTGGGGCGGTTCATGTACGATTCGATCCTCTTTCGCGACTACCCCGTGATCTTGGGCGGGATTCTGCTGTTCTCGCTCGTATTCGTGCTCGTCAATCTATGCGTCGATGTGCTGTATGCTTTCCTCGACCCCAGAATCCGTTACGCGTAGCCTGATCACGCACCCTGCGAT from the bacterium genome contains:
- a CDS encoding ABC transporter substrate-binding protein yields the protein GWVRFNMNNDIFKDKKIREAVAHAINRQAIVQGLYAGYGEVAQQHMPPSMWGRTQGVKGFEYDVAKAKQLLAEAKYPNGFSLDFWYIPVSRPYFPAGKEIGTAIASDLGKVGIRVHLMTEDWAAYLKDRKTNKFPIFMIGWIGDNGDPDDWLGFFFPKYDKDNAYLSYNNPAVFDLINKAKVTVSQAERAKMYAQAEQLLLDDYRDIPIAHAKVPILMRKNVAGLVGQPDANEYMETVSLK
- a CDS encoding ABC transporter permease — its product is MLRYIGRRVLALIPILIGVSAAAFLLIHLLPGDPATVYLGEHASPESIARVQHEFGLDQPLPVQYGVYLWHAIRGDFGDSLETHRQVIVEFWPRFPATIELSLGAITVALFVGIPIGLLSAAKPNSIFDRAGMAIALAGVSLPVFWLGLMLVYIFSVYFHSLPTSGQIGIDYSLQTVTRIDVLDGLLTGNLPAAWDALRHLILPSITLSSYSTAIIARMTRASMQDALHQDYIRTARAKGVAARVVIIGHGLRNALLPVITVIGLQVGSLLTGAILTETIFSWPGVGRFMYDSILFRDYPVILGGILLFSLVFVLVNLCVDVLYAFLDPRIRYA